In Desulfonatronospira thiodismutans ASO3-1, the sequence AATACCTTGCTTGAGCAGGTCCTGGATCATGGCCTGAAAGAGGAAAGTCTTTCCGCTGCGTCTTGGACCGGTCAGGGCGATGACCTTGCCTCTGACCAGGGGAAAACAGCAGGTCCGGGGCAGAATGCGGGGCTGCTCTGCCTGCTGGGCGTCAAGTATAAGCTGCTTGAATATTTCTTTTAGATCCATTATTACCCTCCCAGCAGGGTAATCATAAGCAAAAAATTACCCTCCATGCAATGTAAAAATCAAAGCTGAAAAATTATTTGCCCCCGTTCCTTGTTGGCCATCCTGGATGGTCATTACACAATTCTTCTTTCATTGCCGGACTAAGAGGCCTGGCCCCAAAGTTCAACAAGGGCTTCTGGAGCAGGCTGTCAGGGTTTCTTGTGCAGCCGGCAGATTTTTGCAGATTGAATCTGCAACTTTCAATCTGCAAAAAAATCGTGGACCCTGCTTCCCAGCCCGCCGATATCTTGAATGGGCCACACCTCCCAGGCAGACCTGCGCTGCGCTTTCCCGCCACCATATACTACCAGCCCACCTTTGATTCTTTCTCCAAGGACATTTTTAAACCGGTCCAGCCCCTGAAAGTAGGCTCTGTTAACGGTTTGTCCGGCCTTGATTTCGATCAGGGCAAGATCATGGCCCCGTTCAATAAACACATCAACTTCGTTGCCTGTACTGTCCCGGCAAAAGTAAAACCGGGGGCGTTTTCCCTGATGATAGCACTGCTTGAAAAGCTCGGCCACAACCATGTTTTCAAAAAGGCTGCCCCGGAGTGGATCCCGGCTTACCTGCTTCTCCTCCTGCAGTCCAAGAAGATAGGATGCCAGGCCAACATCCCAGAAATACAGTTTCGGGGTTTTAACCAGTCGTTTGGAAATGCTGGCATGCCATGGAGGCAGCTGAAATATGATGTAACTGGCTTCAAGAATAGATATCCACTCTCTGGCCGTTGTATGCGATACCCCGGCATCATTGCCCAGGCTGTTCAAGTTCAAAAGCTGGCCGATCCTGCCCGCGCAAAGGCGGACAAACCTCTCGAATGCTCCAGCATTCCTGATCTGCACTATTTGCCGGACATCGCGCTGGACATAAGTTTCAAAATAGTCGGCCATGGCCTGTGTGGGATTAATGCCCATATGGTGCAGGCGGGGATAAAAACCATGCAGAATAAGCCTGTCAGTCTGAGAAACACTCTGGAAAGATTGAATTTCCTGCCAGTCAAAGGGCATAAGAGTCAAGAGTCC encodes:
- a CDS encoding ATP-binding protein, which translates into the protein MQKRTIQPALDSLAAKYPVVTVTGPRQSGKTTLCRMAYPDRKYVNLEAPDERQFAIDDPRGFLAECSSGAVLDEIQRVPDLVSYLQPVIDEDPAPGRFILTGSQQFNVREALSQSLAGRTGLLTLMPFDWQEIQSFQSVSQTDRLILHGFYPRLHHMGINPTQAMADYFETYVQRDVRQIVQIRNAGAFERFVRLCAGRIGQLLNLNSLGNDAGVSHTTAREWISILEASYIIFQLPPWHASISKRLVKTPKLYFWDVGLASYLLGLQEEKQVSRDPLRGSLFENMVVAELFKQCYHQGKRPRFYFCRDSTGNEVDVFIERGHDLALIEIKAGQTVNRAYFQGLDRFKNVLGERIKGGLVVYGGGKAQRRSAWEVWPIQDIGGLGSRVHDFFAD